The DNA region GACGCCCACACGAGCCAGCGACTCCGGCTCAGCGAGACCGTCGAGGAGCGCAGGGCGATGACGGCGAGCACGGCGAGCGCTCCCGCCAGCCCGGCGAAGACCCCGAAGTGGTGGGTCCACTTGGTGGGCGTGAAGACCAGGAACAGCAGCGATCCCGCGATCACGCCGAGCAACCGCCGGGACGGTCCCGCGGCCGCACCGGGGATCCGCCCGCGCCGCAGCATCACGGCGGAGACCAGCACCAGGCACATGAGCATGAGCAGGACGGGGAAGCGCCGGGCCACGCCGCCGTCGGCGGAGACCCCGAACAACGCCTCCCACCGTTCCTTCTCCCCGTACCAGGGCAGGCTCGGGCCGAGCTCGGTGCGGATCCGGGTGGCCTCGAGTACCGCGGCCAGGGTCTGGTCCGCGAACACGGTGTAGAGCAACGCCAGACCCACGGCCAGGACGGGCCCGAGGATCGGTGCCCAGCCGACCACCTGCGCCCGGCGGCGCACCATCCGGACGAACTCGCGCGCACCGGCGGCCAGCGCCGCCACGCACATCAATCCGGTGGGGCCAGCGCCGAGGGAGAACGCGGCCACACCGATCGCCGCGACGCCCGGCACGAGTCGGCGCGTGGCGATGGACCGCTCCACCAGCGACCACGTGAGCAGTGCGCCCAGCGCGATGACCGGCTCGGGCCGCAGCCCGTTGTTGAACGCCATCCAGAACGCGAGGAACAGGGCGGCACCGGTCCAGCGGGGGCCGCGCCAGGTGCGGGCGAGGCGACCCAGGCGGGGGACGACCTCGCGACTGATGATGAGCCACGACAGGATCCCGCACACCAGGGTGGGCAACCGCATCCACGGACTGGCGGTGGAGATCTCGGCGAAGATCCGCAGGATCTCGTAGTACCAGCCCACCGGGGACTCCGGGGAGCCGAGCCAGCGGTAGTAGTTGGCCATGTACCCGCTGGGTCCGGCGGAGCGCGCCATGGTCAGCAGGTAGCCGTCGTCGGAGGTGTTGGCGCCCACGAGGTGCCAGAAGGCCAGGACGCTGATCACCACGCCGTCGACCCCGGACAACCGCGACCACGACCGCGGCACGAACCGCCGGCCCGAACGCCCGTCGATACCGTCGAGACGGTGGAGGAACACCACGGAGGCGAGGGTGGCCAGGACGCCGATCACCATCAGCACCAGCTTGAGCAGCGTGGGGCTGGAGGAGTAGCGGGAGTCGACGGTCACCTCCACCGTCGACTCGCCGAGCCCGTCGGGTGCGGTCGCGGCCGTGAGGTCGGTGAACACGCCGGTGACCTGCGGACGCATGGTGCCGGGCACAGCGGCCCGCACCGCGTCCTCCGCGTCGTCGGGGTCCCGTTCGAGACCGGCGAACTCGGCCACGAGGATCCCGGTCTCGGCACGCACGTTCAGCGTCTCGCACGCGGGGTCGCGCAGGGTGGCCAGGGGCACGGACAGCAACGTGATGTTGCGGACCGCCACCTCGATCACGGGGTTGCCCGCGGCGTTCTCGGCCCGTTGGACCACCAGCCCGTCGGAGATCCGGCCGGGGGCGTCCTTCGGCAGGGTCGAGAACACGATCGTGTTCTCCGGCACCTGTGCGAGCGGCGCGCAGGGAGCGGTGATGGTCAGGTCGAGCGGTCGCCCGGAGACCAGCGGTGCGGTGACCGAGGCGTAGTCGGGCCCGGCGGTCCACTGCACGCGGGTGGTGTCCTGGTTGACCGGCAGTACCCCGGCGAGGATCGCCAGGAACGCTCCGAGGAACCCGGTGATGATCGCCCACCGGCGGTCGCGGTCCATGCCCGGGTAGGGGTGCAGACCGAGCGGACGCCCCCGATCGGCGTCGCCGACCTCGTCGTCGCGCCCGTCGTCGTCGTCGCCCCGTGACACGGCTCCCTCGACCAGGCCGTTACCGGACCCGCGACCGTCACCCGCTCCCCGCATCGTCACCGCTTGATCACCGCACCACGATCACGGCGAACGGTCCCACGTCGTGGACCTCGAAGTGGGGACCCTCCACGGCCTCGGCCGGGATGGTGACGCCGAACCGTCGCACGTTGGGGTCGTTGGGGTAGGTGTCCTCGGCCAGGCGCAGCGTGTACCCGTCGCCCGACGGGCGGGCGACGATCGCGTCGGGACCGCGCCACGGCGTCTCATCCATCATGGCGCGCAGTTCGTCGCCGCTGGTGGCGTCCTGCCACCGGACCATGGCATCGTTGCGGTCGGCGTACCGCCCCAGGGGGTTGGCGTAGTGGGAGGTGACGGCCTGGAAGGCCAGGTACGGGTGGTAGGCGAGGAAGGCGTCGGCGGTGCTGACGACGACGAGGTCGGTGCGCCTCCGGTCCGGGAACGCCTCCCGGATGGTCTCGTCGACCTCGGCGTAGTGGGACTCGGGCCCGGGTGGGTAACGGTCCGCCCGCTCTCCGTGACCGTCGGTGTCGGTGTAGGCCAGCCGGATCTCCTCGTGCAGGTGATCGGGGATGCCCTGCGCGTGGGCCAGTGCGGCCAGGGACGCCACGACGCCCACCACCGCGGTGGCCCGGCGACGACGATCGGCCGCCTCCGCCGCGGGTCGATCGGCGCCGTTCTGACGCCCGGCCGCGCGCACCGCGAGGCCGGCGACGTCGGCGATCGCGAAGACGCCCGCCACCACGAGCAGTCCGATGAGCACCGGCTCGAGCCGGAAACCCAACATGGTGGTGCCCAGGACGGTGATCGCCATGGAGGCCAGGCACCACAGGTAGACGGCCACCACGCCCAGGCCCAGCGCCTGTGCCCGGCGCGAGGTCCACGCCCGGACGACGATCCACACCAGTCCCGCCAGGCACACCCAGCCGGTGAGGCCGCCCGCGGTCATCGGCAGCGGCAGGCGGGCGCCGGCGTCGGGCAGGTAGTGCATCGCGGTCCCGGAGTCCGCGGGGGTGCCGCGCAGGGCGGCGAGCAGGTAGGGCGCCCACACCATGAGCGCGATCGCGATGGAGCCGAACCCGATCGCCGCGAGCCGGACCGCGGGCAGCCAGAGCGGGAAGGATCCGCGGGTGGGATGGGGCCCGCCGGCGCTGCGGCGGGCGACCGAGGCGGCGACGGTCGCGACCAGTGCCATGAGCACGACGGTGCCCGCCGCCAGGCCCGTGTACAGCGTGTATGTGCTGGCCGATGCGCCCAGGAACAGGGTCGTGGCCAGGGCCGCGCCGCGACCGGCGTGCCGCGCGGTGGGGTTGACCGCGTGCCAGGCGAGGATCAGCACCGGAGGGATGAACAGCGCCACGATCGCGCCGTAGGGCTCGGGGCTTCCGTAGGCCAGCACGATCGAGGTCGAGGCCAGTCCCACCGCGGCGCCGAGATCGGTCCGCAGCAGGCGGGTCCAGAGCACCGTGACCAGCGCCGCGGCGACCGCCAACGAGAGGATCGACCACGGTTTGAACGCCGCCCACCCCTCGAGTCCGGCGAGGTTCGCGAAACGCCCGCCCAGCCAGAACCAGCCCGACGGGTAGAACGAGGGCAGGTCGGCGTACGCCATGTCCGGAAGCCCGAGCGAAGTGGCCGAGCGACCGAGGAACTGGGTGCGGAACTCCTGGTCCACGCTCACGCCGTGCAGGTACAGCCGCGAGGCGGCCAGCGGGATCCCCAGCGTGGCGGCCACGAGCAACGCCGAGCCGGTGGGGGCCGCGAGCTTGCCCAGCCGGACCAGAGCGGCTCGGCCCCCCGGCCGCTCGCCGGCGCGCGCGGACAGGATCCCCAGCACCACCAGGGCGACAGCCGCGGCCTGACCGACCACCGTGAGCGCCCGCAGGACGTTGGAGTTGCCGTAGGCGGGGAACGAGACGAGGGAGAACCCGGCGAGGACGACCGCGGTGACGACGGCGGCCAGCAGCGTCGCCGCGCCGGCCAGACCGAGTCCCCGTAGCGCCACCGGCATCCCTAGAAGGGGAGCTTGCGGAAGATGGGGCGCGGCACGTGGGTGAGCACGGCCATGACCCCGCCGAACGCGGCCGGCGCGAAGACCGCACCCTTGCCCGCACCCGCCTTCTTCACCGCGATGCGGGCGACCTCTTCCTTGTTGATCGTCAGCGGCGCCTCCTTGACGTGTGCCGACATGCGCGTGCGGACCTGGCCGGGGCGGATGACCAGGACGTCGACCCCGTGTTCGGCCAGCGCGTAACCGAGGCCGGTGTAGAAGGAGTCCAGGCCGGCCTTGGTGGAGCCGTAGACGAAGTTGGAACGGCGGGCCCGGAGCCCGGCGGCCGAGCTCATGGCGATGATCCGGCCGTAACCCTGGGCCTTCATCCGCTCGGCGAGGAGCACACCGACCGAGACGGCGCCGGTGTAGTTGATCTGTGCGATCTGGACGGCCTTGCGCTGGTCGGACCAGAGTTCCTCGTTCTCTCCCAGCAGGCCGAACGCGACGATGGCCACGTCCACGTCCCCGCCGGCGAAGATCTGCTCGAACGCGGCCGGGTGGGACTCGGTGGCGGCGGCGTCGAAGTCGACGACCTCCACCGCACTCGCACCGGCGGCCGTCATCTCGGCGCGCGCGTCCTCGACCCCCGGGTCGCCGGGCAGGCAGGCCAGGATCACGCGCATCGGGCCCTGCTGCAGGTACTCGGCACAGATGGACAGGCCGATCTCTGAGGTTCCACCGAGGAGGAGCAGGGTCTGGGGGACGCCGACGGCATTGATCATGGGCAGGAGTCTACCGAGGGAGTCCGACGCCGCTGTGTTCCTCTCGGGTGGCGGGCGAATCGGGGCGCGCGGGGCGGCTCGGGTGACCGCGCAGGGGTCCGGTCCGGTCGGAACGCGCGCCCGGGGTCAGGTGGGCCGGGATGGGGGCGGCCCGGCCGGGCGCGTCCCACGGGGACGTGACGAGGCCGCGGAATGCGGAGGGGCCGACCTTCGCGGCGACCGCTCCCACACCGTCGAGGGTGGGGTGGTCACCAGCAGGGCGATCGCGGCGACGGCGGTGCGGAGGATCATGGCGGGTGCTCCATCGGATGCTCCGAGCACTCTCGAAGCGTGGGGGCCCACCAGTGTCACTCCGCGGCCGGGGTCGTGTGAAGCCCCCGACGGGACGCCCCCGGTAGGACGCCCCGACGGGGAGCCCCGTCAGATCAGCTCGAGGCGACGCCCCATGTCGGAGACGAACACGCCGTTCGGGTCGATCTCCCGGCGGGTGGCGATCCACGAGTCGATCCGGGGGTACATAGCGTGGAAGCGCTCGGCCGGGACGCGGGAGTCCTTGGCCGTGTACAGCCGCCCGCCCATGGACATGACCTTGGCGTCGAGTTCGTTGACGAACGCGTTGAGACGGCCGTTGATCGGGAAGTCCACGCAGACGTTCCAGCCCTCCATCGGGAACGACAGCGGCGCCTGGTTCCCCGGCCCGAAGAGCTTGAAGACGTTGAGGAAGGAGTAGTGACCGGAGCGCTGGATGTCGCGGATGATCTCCTTGAAACCCTCGACCT from Dietzia sp. B32 includes:
- a CDS encoding arabinosyltransferase domain-containing protein, producing MRGAGDGRGSGNGLVEGAVSRGDDDDGRDDEVGDADRGRPLGLHPYPGMDRDRRWAIITGFLGAFLAILAGVLPVNQDTTRVQWTAGPDYASVTAPLVSGRPLDLTITAPCAPLAQVPENTIVFSTLPKDAPGRISDGLVVQRAENAAGNPVIEVAVRNITLLSVPLATLRDPACETLNVRAETGILVAEFAGLERDPDDAEDAVRAAVPGTMRPQVTGVFTDLTAATAPDGLGESTVEVTVDSRYSSSPTLLKLVLMVIGVLATLASVVFLHRLDGIDGRSGRRFVPRSWSRLSGVDGVVISVLAFWHLVGANTSDDGYLLTMARSAGPSGYMANYYRWLGSPESPVGWYYEILRIFAEISTASPWMRLPTLVCGILSWLIISREVVPRLGRLARTWRGPRWTGAALFLAFWMAFNNGLRPEPVIALGALLTWSLVERSIATRRLVPGVAAIGVAAFSLGAGPTGLMCVAALAAGAREFVRMVRRRAQVVGWAPILGPVLAVGLALLYTVFADQTLAAVLEATRIRTELGPSLPWYGEKERWEALFGVSADGGVARRFPVLLMLMCLVLVSAVMLRRGRIPGAAAGPSRRLLGVIAGSLLFLVFTPTKWTHHFGVFAGLAGALAVLAVIALRSSTVSLSRSRWLVWASLCLVVGLATATNNTWWYVSDYGIPFSDTFPAVGGVQVQYVAFIGGFVCLLIAGLIHSGILPDDPGAALRVRIRRAVPFLRTHADTPASRRRDGGSGATARPRRGTGIDGAPLTVVAFSIVVFELVSAVTAVFAQTPAYTVGRGNMRALAGEPCALADSVLVEEDSNDGLLRAVGAGPEISLGAGVVNGFAPNGLPDSITVESTEASGSLATSESGERDPGDGVDAGTTGGRGAVTVNGSTVALPFGLDPDTTPVLGSYRRGPQVAAELTSAWYQLPARSPNRPLLVMAAAGRIGGGDLRIEYGRPGRVGATGPTDFEVMGSMAPIDIGPAPAWRNLRIPLESIPDEAEVVRVVADDGNLDPDWWLAVTPPRNPRLRTLDEVIGHTDPVLVDWVVALAFPCQRPFVHNGGVAEIPRYRILADRESSSAANWWQSAGGGGPLLWTTQTVEAITVPTYLDHDWSRDWGSLQRFEPLDPQASPAELVRGSEMRWGWTTPGPMN
- a CDS encoding galactan 5-O-arabinofuranosyltransferase, whose translation is MPVALRGLGLAGAATLLAAVVTAVVLAGFSLVSFPAYGNSNVLRALTVVGQAAAVALVVLGILSARAGERPGGRAALVRLGKLAAPTGSALLVAATLGIPLAASRLYLHGVSVDQEFRTQFLGRSATSLGLPDMAYADLPSFYPSGWFWLGGRFANLAGLEGWAAFKPWSILSLAVAAALVTVLWTRLLRTDLGAAVGLASTSIVLAYGSPEPYGAIVALFIPPVLILAWHAVNPTARHAGRGAALATTLFLGASASTYTLYTGLAAGTVVLMALVATVAASVARRSAGGPHPTRGSFPLWLPAVRLAAIGFGSIAIALMVWAPYLLAALRGTPADSGTAMHYLPDAGARLPLPMTAGGLTGWVCLAGLVWIVVRAWTSRRAQALGLGVVAVYLWCLASMAITVLGTTMLGFRLEPVLIGLLVVAGVFAIADVAGLAVRAAGRQNGADRPAAEAADRRRRATAVVGVVASLAALAHAQGIPDHLHEEIRLAYTDTDGHGERADRYPPGPESHYAEVDETIREAFPDRRRTDLVVVSTADAFLAYHPYLAFQAVTSHYANPLGRYADRNDAMVRWQDATSGDELRAMMDETPWRGPDAIVARPSGDGYTLRLAEDTYPNDPNVRRFGVTIPAEAVEGPHFEVHDVGPFAVIVVR
- a CDS encoding decaprenylphospho-beta-D-erythro-pentofuranosid-2-ulose 2-reductase translates to MINAVGVPQTLLLLGGTSEIGLSICAEYLQQGPMRVILACLPGDPGVEDARAEMTAAGASAVEVVDFDAAATESHPAAFEQIFAGGDVDVAIVAFGLLGENEELWSDQRKAVQIAQINYTGAVSVGVLLAERMKAQGYGRIIAMSSAAGLRARRSNFVYGSTKAGLDSFYTGLGYALAEHGVDVLVIRPGQVRTRMSAHVKEAPLTINKEEVARIAVKKAGAGKGAVFAPAAFGGVMAVLTHVPRPIFRKLPF